From a region of the Corallococcus coralloides DSM 2259 genome:
- a CDS encoding M48 family metalloprotease, producing MEPLFTPEQLADIHAYHQPYYIRAAVDPLVRLALSALILAVLVRPVYRGATAAAAALERRFGGKLRKAPVSRAFFSAMDRLWGETGWGAALLFALFIDLATQLLYAPATVYFFYVLEHRHGLSNDTPATFAWMWFKSTLVGAIALTALVVGLYGLARRVRRWWLVLGVPVALLMLVSSALDPYRARLYYDQTPLQEGPLRSRITELMRKADITFSDVVVEKTSVQSKRIQAYFAGQGPTRTIVLNDVILSELAEDEILAAVAHEAGHVNEPRWPGRIVASLAVLALLFLIDQLLRLSARRGWWGVQRSGDIRTLPLVSLVVFLLITLAAPVSGALSREREREADRYGLNLTGDPGAFRRMLVKAARVNKMDPEPPRWVVLKGMSHPPIGERLTALDTP from the coding sequence ATGGAACCGCTCTTCACCCCGGAGCAGCTCGCCGACATCCACGCCTACCACCAGCCCTATTACATCCGGGCGGCGGTGGACCCGCTGGTGCGGCTGGCCCTGTCGGCGCTCATCCTGGCCGTGCTCGTGCGGCCCGTGTACCGGGGGGCGACGGCCGCGGCGGCGGCGCTGGAGCGCAGGTTCGGAGGCAAGCTGCGCAAGGCCCCGGTGAGCCGCGCCTTCTTCAGCGCCATGGACCGGCTGTGGGGCGAGACTGGCTGGGGGGCCGCGCTCCTCTTCGCGCTCTTCATCGACCTGGCCACCCAGCTGCTCTACGCCCCCGCGACCGTGTACTTCTTCTACGTGCTGGAGCACCGGCACGGCCTGTCCAACGACACGCCCGCGACCTTCGCGTGGATGTGGTTCAAGAGCACCCTCGTGGGCGCCATCGCCCTGACGGCGCTCGTGGTCGGCTTGTATGGCCTGGCCCGCCGCGTGCGCCGGTGGTGGCTGGTGCTGGGCGTGCCCGTGGCCCTGCTGATGCTGGTGTCCTCCGCCCTGGACCCGTACCGCGCCCGCCTCTACTACGACCAGACGCCCTTGCAGGAGGGGCCGCTGCGCTCGCGCATCACCGAGCTCATGCGCAAGGCGGACATCACCTTCTCCGACGTGGTGGTGGAGAAGACGTCCGTGCAGTCCAAGCGCATCCAGGCGTACTTCGCCGGCCAGGGCCCCACGCGCACCATCGTCCTCAACGACGTCATCCTGAGTGAGCTCGCGGAGGACGAAATCCTGGCCGCGGTGGCGCATGAGGCCGGCCACGTGAACGAGCCCCGCTGGCCCGGCCGCATCGTCGCCTCGCTCGCGGTGCTGGCCCTGCTCTTCCTCATCGACCAGTTGCTGCGCCTGTCCGCCCGCCGGGGCTGGTGGGGCGTCCAGCGCTCGGGCGACATCCGCACCCTGCCGCTTGTCTCGCTGGTGGTGTTCCTCCTCATCACGCTCGCGGCCCCTGTGTCCGGGGCGCTCTCCCGCGAGCGCGAGCGCGAGGCGGACCGCTACGGCCTGAACCTCACCGGCGACCCTGGCGCCTTCCGCCGCATGCTGGTGAAGGCCGCCCGGGTGAACAAGATGGACCCCGAGCCTCCCCGCTGGGTCGTGCTCAAGGGCATGAGCCATCCCCCCATCGGGGAACGGCTCACCGCGCTCGACACGCCCTGA
- a CDS encoding tetratricopeptide repeat protein, translating to MGRIIKHEGGEGLTMETGTARRLKAFARGETTWAEVEGMTFEEAKAIAQVGCDLAAAGRLEEARILFEGLVEGNPKDSAAHAALGTVYQKLGRVEDALTEYTHALAGDPRNPVALTGRGELHLRRGERQGFTDIANAVEVDPHGETSAGRRAKALVKAITLVAVEKLKEGAPPT from the coding sequence ATGGGACGCATCATCAAGCACGAAGGCGGCGAGGGACTGACGATGGAGACCGGAACGGCGCGCAGGCTGAAGGCGTTCGCGCGAGGGGAGACCACCTGGGCGGAGGTGGAGGGGATGACCTTCGAGGAGGCGAAGGCCATCGCGCAGGTGGGCTGCGACCTGGCGGCGGCGGGCCGGCTGGAGGAGGCGCGCATCCTCTTCGAGGGGCTCGTGGAGGGGAACCCGAAGGACTCCGCGGCGCACGCGGCGCTGGGCACGGTGTACCAGAAGCTCGGCAGGGTGGAGGACGCGCTCACCGAGTACACGCACGCGCTGGCCGGAGACCCGCGCAACCCCGTGGCGCTGACGGGCCGGGGCGAGCTGCACCTGCGCCGGGGCGAGCGGCAGGGCTTCACGGACATCGCCAACGCGGTGGAGGTGGATCCGCATGGCGAGACGTCCGCGGGACGCCGCGCGAAGGCCCTGGTGAAGGCCATCACCCTGGTGGCGGTGGAGAAGCTGAAGGAGGGCGCTCCGCCGACGTGA
- the ruvX gene encoding Holliday junction resolvase RuvX — protein sequence MRTFGLDYGTKTIGVAVSDGLGLTAQAVTTVRRTSLKGDLAELSRLVKEHEVTRFVLGLPLNMNGTEGPRAEASRKFAQVLESALGLPVELWDERLSTVAAQRTLLEADVRREKRREVIDQLAAQFILQGWLDAHRPKDQGYEAGYDDDYDPEG from the coding sequence ATGCGCACCTTCGGGCTCGACTACGGCACCAAGACCATCGGCGTGGCCGTCTCGGATGGACTGGGGCTCACCGCCCAGGCGGTCACCACCGTGCGGCGCACGTCGCTCAAGGGGGACCTGGCGGAGCTGTCCCGGCTCGTGAAGGAGCACGAGGTGACGCGCTTCGTCCTGGGGCTGCCCCTCAACATGAACGGCACGGAGGGGCCCCGCGCGGAGGCCTCGCGCAAGTTCGCGCAGGTGCTGGAGAGCGCGCTCGGACTGCCCGTGGAGCTGTGGGACGAACGGCTGTCCACCGTGGCCGCCCAGCGCACCCTCCTGGAGGCGGACGTGCGCCGGGAGAAGCGGCGGGAGGTCATCGATCAGCTCGCCGCGCAGTTCATCCTGCAGGGCTGGCTGGACGCGCACCGCCCCAAGGACCAAGGCTACGAAGCCGGCTACGACGACGACTACGACCCGGAGGGCTGA
- a CDS encoding ArnT family glycosyltransferase, with product MVPASSPAALASPPTAVPGLSAVPAPQPEPSTRWLVGLLLLAALLPRLGVFFINENLFGDAVVRTELAERWLASPHVITSYKDGTFQFGPLHLYLVGAVLSVFERDVAGRLVSLLFGVASVVPLFALTRRLFGWRAGVAAGLAFSAWGMHLQFSTTAGSEAVSLFFMLAVFALVAEGVEENRFQPLFWGAVLLNFACALRYDAWMYIPLITVALVFSSEDRVASLTRAVGFGLVCLPFPLLWMQGNELAHGDPFFPIKAVEDFHKQWVSDSGGAGGALGWRLQQLGFWPAVALFTLTPGVALLGGVGMVRAWKKHPETRWLVVMAVLPTLYFTLRAAVLLNFVPLARFTVTQLVLLPVFMAPGLAALVGNKGAFARRAVVGVSAVLAVVMPVALGIYTFRTEGGLHDSLRPVSPTSTNPVAVMQVARYLKEEVAAKGGAAAIDDDPSYMDLQVAFFSTLPEMRMARVRWDTFRQRMADARPEVLVRFDGGKLVKDPGVKLDGRTLTLDGVAYQEQDGFSAPLHVYRRQP from the coding sequence ATGGTTCCCGCTTCGAGTCCCGCCGCCCTTGCTTCCCCTCCTACCGCCGTGCCCGGTCTGTCCGCGGTGCCCGCACCCCAGCCCGAGCCGTCCACCCGGTGGTTGGTGGGCCTGCTGCTCCTGGCGGCGCTCCTGCCCCGGTTGGGGGTGTTCTTCATCAACGAGAACCTCTTCGGGGACGCGGTGGTGCGCACGGAGCTGGCGGAGCGGTGGCTGGCCAGCCCCCACGTCATCACGTCCTACAAGGACGGCACGTTCCAGTTCGGGCCCCTGCACCTGTACCTGGTGGGCGCGGTGCTGTCGGTGTTCGAGCGCGACGTGGCGGGCCGGCTGGTGAGCCTGTTGTTCGGGGTGGCGTCGGTGGTGCCGCTGTTCGCGCTGACGCGGAGGCTGTTCGGGTGGCGCGCGGGCGTGGCCGCGGGGCTCGCCTTCAGCGCGTGGGGCATGCACCTGCAGTTCTCCACCACCGCGGGCAGCGAGGCGGTGTCGCTCTTCTTCATGTTGGCGGTGTTCGCGCTGGTGGCGGAAGGGGTGGAGGAGAACCGCTTCCAGCCGCTGTTCTGGGGCGCGGTGCTGCTCAACTTCGCGTGCGCGCTTCGCTACGACGCGTGGATGTACATCCCGCTCATCACGGTGGCGCTGGTGTTCAGCAGCGAGGACCGGGTGGCGTCCCTGACGCGCGCGGTGGGCTTTGGCCTGGTGTGCCTGCCGTTCCCGTTGTTGTGGATGCAGGGCAACGAGCTGGCGCACGGCGACCCGTTCTTCCCCATCAAGGCGGTGGAGGACTTCCACAAGCAGTGGGTGTCCGACTCGGGTGGCGCTGGGGGCGCGCTGGGCTGGCGGCTGCAGCAGCTGGGGTTCTGGCCCGCGGTGGCGCTCTTCACGCTGACGCCCGGCGTGGCGCTCTTGGGCGGGGTGGGCATGGTGCGCGCGTGGAAGAAGCACCCGGAGACGCGCTGGCTGGTGGTGATGGCGGTGCTGCCCACGCTGTACTTCACCCTGCGCGCGGCGGTGCTCCTGAACTTCGTGCCCCTGGCGCGCTTCACGGTGACGCAGCTGGTGCTCCTGCCGGTGTTCATGGCGCCGGGCCTGGCGGCGCTGGTGGGCAACAAGGGGGCCTTCGCGCGCCGCGCGGTGGTGGGCGTGAGCGCGGTGCTGGCGGTGGTGATGCCGGTGGCGCTGGGCATCTACACCTTCCGCACCGAGGGCGGGCTGCATGACTCGCTGCGCCCGGTGAGCCCCACGTCCACGAACCCCGTGGCGGTGATGCAGGTGGCGCGCTACCTCAAGGAGGAGGTGGCGGCGAAGGGCGGCGCGGCGGCCATCGACGATGATCCGAGCTACATGGACCTGCAGGTGGCGTTCTTCTCCACGCTGCCGGAGATGCGCATGGCGCGCGTGCGCTGGGATACCTTCCGCCAGCGCATGGCGGACGCGCGGCCGGAGGTGCTGGTGCGCTTCGACGGCGGCAAGCTGGTGAAGGACCCGGGCGTGAAGCTGGACGGGCGCACGCTGACGCTCGACGGCGTGGCGTACCAGGAGCAGGACGGCTTCTCCGCGCCGCTGCACGTGTACCGGCGTCAGCCGTAG